Proteins co-encoded in one Halorussus vallis genomic window:
- a CDS encoding NAD(P)-dependent glycerol-1-phosphate dehydrogenase: MFEKSTWIRLPRSVVVGHGVLDRTVEAVSELHLHGRPLVVTSPTPRKVAASRVVADFEDAGEDPAVVEIDEATFGAVERVLEVAEDVEPGFLVGVGGGKAIDIAKMASDELGRGFVSVPTAASHDGIVSGRGSVPEGDTRHSVAAEPPLAVVADTEILADAPWRLTTAGCADIISNYTAVKDWRLANRLQNVEYSHYSAALAEMTAELLVENSDSIKQGLEESAWVVVKALVSSGVAMSIADSSRPASGAEHLFSHQLDRMVPGAALHGHQVGVGTVLAEYLHGGDWEGVRDALATIGAPTTAAELGIDDETVVEALTSAHEIRDRYTILGNGMNLAAAVEAAETTGVI; the protein is encoded by the coding sequence ATGTTCGAGAAATCCACGTGGATTCGCCTGCCCCGGAGCGTGGTGGTGGGCCACGGCGTCCTCGACCGGACCGTCGAGGCAGTCTCGGAACTCCACCTCCACGGCCGGCCGCTGGTTGTCACCAGTCCGACGCCCCGGAAGGTGGCGGCGTCGCGGGTGGTCGCCGACTTCGAGGACGCGGGCGAGGACCCCGCGGTGGTCGAGATCGACGAGGCGACGTTCGGCGCGGTCGAGCGCGTGCTCGAAGTCGCCGAGGATGTGGAACCGGGCTTCCTCGTCGGCGTCGGCGGCGGCAAGGCCATCGACATCGCCAAGATGGCCAGCGACGAACTCGGCCGGGGGTTCGTCTCGGTGCCGACCGCCGCGAGCCACGACGGCATCGTCTCGGGCCGGGGGTCGGTCCCGGAGGGCGACACCCGCCACAGCGTCGCGGCCGAACCGCCGCTGGCGGTCGTCGCCGACACCGAGATACTGGCCGACGCGCCCTGGCGGCTCACCACCGCGGGCTGTGCCGACATCATCTCCAACTACACCGCGGTCAAGGACTGGCGGCTGGCCAACCGGCTCCAGAACGTCGAGTACTCCCACTACTCGGCGGCGCTCGCGGAGATGACCGCCGAACTGCTGGTCGAGAACTCCGACTCCATCAAGCAGGGCCTGGAGGAGTCGGCCTGGGTGGTCGTGAAGGCGCTGGTCTCCTCGGGGGTGGCGATGTCCATCGCCGACTCCTCGCGGCCCGCCAGCGGCGCAGAACACCTCTTCTCCCACCAACTCGACCGGATGGTGCCCGGCGCGGCGCTCCACGGCCACCAGGTCGGCGTCGGTACCGTCCTCGCGGAGTACCTCCACGGCGGCGACTGGGAGGGCGTGCGCGACGCGCTGGCGACCATCGGCGCGCCCACGACCGCCGCGGAACTCGGCATCGACGACGAGACGGTGGTCGAGGCGCTCACCTCGGCCCACGAGATTCGCGACCGCTACACCATCCTGGGCAACGGGATGAATCTCGCCGCGGCCGTTGAGGCGGCAGAGACGACCGGCGTCATCTGA
- a CDS encoding DoxX family protein: protein MALLGSDANDRDSGQNSEHSNVETEQGVSPVTADPRERPPRTQSKSFKLARLLFGGLLAFMAIDNFRNLDAQIGYAESKGVSNAELSVPLASGALLFGGLGIATWKLPRLAAGAVATFFLGVTPRMHDFWEADEEMEKQNETYHFLKNASMLGAALAFLRIAQDDRRQKSRR, encoded by the coding sequence ATGGCGCTACTAGGTAGCGATGCGAACGATCGGGATTCGGGGCAGAACTCGGAGCATTCGAACGTCGAGACGGAGCAGGGCGTCTCGCCCGTGACCGCGGACCCGCGGGAGCGGCCCCCGAGGACCCAGTCGAAGTCGTTCAAACTCGCCCGACTGCTGTTCGGCGGACTGCTGGCGTTCATGGCGATAGACAACTTCCGGAACCTCGACGCCCAGATCGGCTACGCCGAGAGCAAGGGCGTGTCGAACGCCGAACTCTCGGTTCCGCTAGCCAGCGGCGCGCTCCTGTTCGGCGGACTGGGCATCGCGACGTGGAAACTGCCGCGGCTCGCCGCGGGCGCGGTGGCGACGTTCTTCCTCGGCGTGACCCCCCGGATGCACGACTTCTGGGAGGCCGACGAGGAGATGGAGAAGCAGAACGAGACGTACCACTTCCTGAAGAACGCCTCGATGCTCGGCGCGGCGCTCGCGTTCCTCCGGATCGCCCAGGACGACCGCCGACAGAAGTCGCGGCGCTGA
- a CDS encoding DUF7344 domain-containing protein — translation MSAGNVPGSENANDAPTETNDAEATPTASGRPDGPDEERSGPDRTPGDSGEGGADLTREIVFEMLSNGRRRHVVHYLLAHDEESELRDLSRELAAWENDKSAGAVTAEERRRVYNALQQSHLPKLDDAGLVRYDAARGTVAATDDLTDLQVYLEIVPGDEIPWSQYYALLGAFCASMTLAAWVGVSPFAGVPALALAGVTAALFACSAAVHAYYARTMRLGSGGPPPSVRK, via the coding sequence ATGTCAGCAGGGAACGTACCCGGGAGCGAGAACGCGAACGACGCACCGACCGAGACGAACGACGCCGAAGCGACCCCGACCGCGAGCGGGCGGCCCGACGGACCGGACGAGGAGCGGAGCGGTCCGGACCGTACGCCGGGCGACTCGGGCGAGGGTGGCGCCGACCTCACGCGCGAAATTGTCTTCGAGATGCTCAGCAACGGCCGCCGCAGACACGTCGTCCACTACCTGTTGGCCCACGACGAGGAGTCGGAACTGCGCGACCTCTCGCGGGAACTCGCGGCCTGGGAGAACGACAAGTCGGCCGGCGCGGTGACCGCCGAGGAACGGCGCCGGGTGTACAACGCGCTCCAGCAGTCCCACCTGCCGAAACTCGACGACGCCGGACTCGTCCGCTACGACGCCGCGCGTGGCACCGTCGCGGCCACCGACGACCTGACCGACCTCCAGGTGTACCTCGAGATCGTCCCGGGCGACGAGATTCCGTGGAGCCAGTACTACGCGCTGCTCGGTGCGTTCTGCGCGTCGATGACGCTGGCGGCCTGGGTCGGCGTCAGTCCCTTCGCCGGCGTCCCCGCCCTCGCGCTGGCGGGCGTCACCGCGGCGCTGTTCGCCTGCTCGGCGGCCGTCCACGCCTACTACGCCCGGACGATGCGACTCGGGTCGGGCGGCCCACCGCCGTCGGTCCGGAAATAG
- a CDS encoding S9 family peptidase — MTTYDFERYLNVRSAGAPSFGPGGERLSFLLDTTGVSQVWRLDDPGAWPRQLTFEDERVMLADWSPERDELVFSMDEGGNERAQLFRLDADGETVTPLTDRPDAKHNWGGWNSDGSKFAFASNRRDESVFDLYVQGREETGDDAELVHEGDGWYYPVGWSPDDDRIAVLELAASSDYDLYVLDLETGDFDHVTPHEGDVFYGSVNWSPDGEALYLVTNEGADTRYFGRLDLDTLEIETVEEGGDWNVESLTVDDETGRLVYGRNVDGYTELTVGELAGETGFREFPTPNLPRGACGGATFDPDAERFALTVTGSAENANVYVVDVESGEAERWTDAATAGLPKESFVRPKLVRFESFDGREIPAFYSVPANAEDGETPVIVDIHGGPESQRRPTFHAVKQYFLNRGYAYFEPNVRGSSGYGKEYAHLDDVEKRMDSVADIEAGVEWLRGQSAVDPDRIVAMGGSYGGFMVLACLTEYPDLWAAGVDIVGIANFVTFLENTGEWRRAHRESEYGSLDDDREFLESISPIHKADRITAPLLVLHGANDPRVPVGEAEQIVETVEDRGVPVEKLVFEDEGHGFSKLENRIEAYTTVADFLDRHV; from the coding sequence ATGACGACGTACGACTTCGAGCGGTATCTCAACGTCCGGAGCGCCGGCGCGCCGTCGTTCGGGCCGGGCGGCGAGCGACTCTCCTTCCTGCTCGACACCACGGGCGTCTCGCAGGTGTGGCGACTCGACGACCCGGGTGCGTGGCCGCGACAGTTGACCTTCGAAGACGAGCGCGTGATGCTGGCCGACTGGTCGCCCGAGCGCGACGAACTCGTCTTCAGCATGGACGAGGGCGGCAACGAGCGCGCCCAGTTGTTCCGACTCGACGCCGACGGCGAGACGGTGACGCCGCTGACCGACCGGCCGGACGCCAAGCACAACTGGGGCGGGTGGAACTCCGACGGCTCGAAGTTCGCGTTCGCGTCGAACCGCCGCGACGAGTCGGTGTTCGACCTCTACGTCCAGGGTCGCGAGGAAACCGGCGACGACGCCGAACTCGTCCACGAGGGCGACGGCTGGTACTACCCGGTCGGCTGGAGTCCGGACGACGACCGCATCGCGGTGCTCGAACTCGCGGCGAGTTCCGACTACGACCTCTACGTCCTCGACCTCGAAACCGGCGACTTCGACCACGTGACGCCCCACGAGGGCGACGTGTTCTACGGGAGCGTCAACTGGAGTCCGGACGGCGAGGCGCTCTACCTCGTCACCAACGAGGGCGCCGACACCCGGTACTTCGGCCGACTCGACCTCGACACCCTCGAAATCGAGACGGTCGAGGAGGGCGGCGACTGGAACGTCGAGAGCCTGACCGTCGACGACGAAACCGGCCGACTCGTCTACGGCCGGAACGTCGACGGCTACACCGAACTCACCGTCGGCGAACTCGCGGGCGAGACGGGCTTCCGGGAGTTCCCGACGCCGAACCTCCCGCGGGGCGCCTGCGGCGGCGCGACGTTCGACCCCGACGCCGAGCGGTTCGCGCTGACGGTCACCGGGAGCGCCGAGAACGCCAACGTCTACGTGGTGGACGTCGAGTCGGGCGAGGCCGAGCGCTGGACCGACGCCGCCACCGCGGGCCTGCCCAAGGAGTCGTTCGTCCGGCCGAAGCTCGTCCGGTTCGAGAGCTTCGACGGGAGGGAGATTCCGGCGTTCTACTCGGTCCCCGCGAACGCCGAGGACGGCGAGACGCCGGTCATCGTCGACATCCACGGCGGCCCCGAATCCCAACGCCGGCCGACGTTCCACGCGGTCAAACAGTACTTCCTCAACCGGGGGTACGCCTACTTCGAGCCGAACGTCCGGGGGTCGTCGGGCTACGGCAAGGAGTACGCCCACCTCGACGACGTCGAGAAGCGGATGGACTCGGTCGCCGACATCGAGGCGGGCGTCGAGTGGTTGCGCGGGCAGTCGGCGGTCGACCCCGACCGCATCGTCGCCATGGGCGGTTCGTACGGCGGGTTCATGGTGTTGGCGTGCCTGACCGAGTACCCCGACCTGTGGGCCGCCGGGGTCGACATCGTCGGCATCGCCAACTTCGTCACCTTCCTGGAGAACACCGGCGAGTGGCGCCGCGCCCACCGCGAGTCGGAGTACGGGTCGCTGGACGACGACCGGGAGTTCCTCGAATCCATCAGCCCCATCCACAAGGCCGACCGGATAACCGCGCCGCTGTTGGTCCTCCACGGCGCGAACGACCCCCGCGTGCCGGTCGGCGAGGCCGAACAGATCGTCGAGACGGTCGAGGACCGGGGCGTCCCGGTCGAGAAACTCGTCTTCGAGGACGAGGGCCACGGCTTCTCGAAACTGGAGAACCGCATCGAGGCCTACACCACGGTGGCCGACTTCCTCGACCGCCACGTCTGA
- a CDS encoding beta strand repeat-containing protein — MLKTRQRAVTIAVLVVAASVVGFGGIGLAKLDSGGPAAQAGQSTNTVGAESANATIRGASAGDHAGAAVVDVGDVNGDGTPDVAVGAPTSDAGGNNSGAVYLFYGPVEGTNLSASNADAVLAGAQRWERAGFSVAGGDVNGDGTADLVVGAPAHVRPADAPNATRNGTGNATGTNATQNASTSGSANDSLATGAAYVVYGGQSLSGNVSLSNADATLLGAGTNDSAGHDVATVPNAGGGAAVAVGAPTADSSGNDSGAVYVVSGNVSGKSRLPAAGTVLAGASSGDHAGESVAGIGDVTGDGVPEVVVGAPRTDASGNSSGAVFIATGALGGNASDSSLSRAIRFGGAAAGDNAGEAVAAGDVTGDGTPDVVVGAPRNDAGGFDAGTTYVISGSRNLSDGNLASADATLVGRTSSDLSGWSLEVANASASCGNSADLVIGAPNADPRGNTTGAAYAVRSGVSNATDLSNATTYVGAAEGDLAGDEVGIVGGANGSGAGDVLVGAPRNDAAGPNAGAAYLFAGSCDVGTSGSATGTTNATGTTTGGNVTTTDAVTNATTTGSS; from the coding sequence ATGCTGAAGACACGACAGAGAGCGGTAACGATAGCGGTGCTCGTCGTCGCGGCGAGCGTCGTCGGTTTTGGCGGTATCGGTTTGGCGAAACTCGACTCCGGCGGCCCGGCCGCTCAGGCCGGGCAGTCGACGAACACGGTCGGAGCTGAATCCGCCAACGCGACGATTCGCGGCGCGAGCGCGGGCGACCACGCCGGGGCGGCCGTCGTGGACGTCGGCGACGTGAACGGCGACGGCACGCCCGACGTGGCCGTCGGCGCGCCGACGAGCGACGCGGGCGGCAACAACTCCGGCGCGGTCTATCTCTTCTACGGCCCGGTCGAGGGGACGAACCTCTCGGCCTCGAACGCCGACGCGGTCCTCGCCGGCGCACAGCGCTGGGAGCGCGCGGGCTTCTCGGTGGCCGGCGGCGACGTGAACGGCGACGGGACCGCCGACCTGGTCGTCGGCGCGCCGGCCCACGTCCGGCCGGCCGACGCCCCGAACGCGACGCGGAACGGCACGGGCAACGCGACCGGGACCAACGCGACGCAGAACGCGTCCACGTCCGGCAGCGCGAACGACAGCCTCGCGACCGGGGCGGCGTACGTCGTCTACGGCGGCCAGTCGCTGAGCGGCAACGTCTCGCTGTCGAACGCCGACGCGACGCTCCTCGGCGCGGGGACCAACGACTCCGCCGGACACGACGTCGCGACCGTCCCGAACGCCGGCGGCGGTGCGGCCGTGGCGGTCGGCGCGCCCACGGCCGACTCGAGCGGTAATGACTCCGGCGCGGTCTACGTCGTCTCCGGGAACGTCTCCGGCAAGTCGCGGCTACCGGCGGCGGGCACGGTGCTCGCCGGAGCCTCCTCGGGCGACCACGCCGGCGAATCGGTCGCGGGAATCGGCGACGTGACCGGCGACGGCGTCCCCGAAGTGGTCGTCGGCGCACCCCGGACCGACGCGAGCGGCAACAGCTCGGGTGCGGTCTTCATCGCGACGGGCGCACTCGGCGGCAACGCCAGCGATAGCTCGCTCTCGCGGGCGATCCGGTTCGGCGGCGCCGCCGCGGGCGACAACGCGGGCGAAGCGGTCGCGGCCGGCGACGTGACCGGCGACGGCACGCCCGACGTGGTCGTCGGCGCGCCGCGCAACGACGCCGGCGGCTTCGACGCCGGGACGACGTACGTAATCTCCGGGTCGAGGAACCTCAGCGACGGCAATCTCGCGTCGGCTGACGCCACGCTCGTCGGTAGGACTTCCAGCGACCTCTCGGGGTGGTCGCTTGAGGTCGCCAACGCGAGCGCATCCTGCGGGAACTCGGCCGACCTGGTCATCGGCGCGCCCAACGCCGACCCACGCGGGAACACCACGGGCGCGGCGTACGCCGTCCGGAGCGGCGTGTCGAACGCGACCGACCTCTCGAACGCGACGACCTACGTCGGCGCGGCCGAGGGTGACCTCGCCGGCGACGAAGTCGGAATCGTCGGCGGTGCGAACGGGAGCGGCGCGGGCGACGTGCTGGTCGGCGCGCCGCGCAACGACGCCGCCGGGCCGAACGCCGGCGCGGCGTACCTGTTCGCCGGTAGTTGTGACGTCGGCACGAGCGGGTCGGCGACCGGCACGACGAACGCGACGGGCACGACGACCGGCGGGAACGTCACGACGACCGACGCAGTGACGAACGCGACGACCACCGGGTCGTCGTAA
- a CDS encoding DUF7344 domain-containing protein: MGTNMAAESKSTTPPSRDEVFDAVKNLRRRYVLYYLQRHSGPVELGELAEQVAAWENDTTVAGVSSNERKSVYSALHQTHLPKLQSAGVLRYDPERSLVATTDDAAEMDLRLASDPQTSLPWHQIYLVLAAVSLGLLTSVWQGIAPFTVLTGIQYAFIIIASFGLTALAHTYDLRQWRRRADGAAPDFILELNE, encoded by the coding sequence GTGGGAACCAATATGGCCGCCGAGAGCAAGAGCACCACTCCACCTTCTAGAGACGAGGTCTTCGACGCCGTGAAGAACCTGCGGCGTCGATACGTCCTCTACTATTTGCAACGACACTCCGGCCCGGTCGAACTGGGCGAACTCGCCGAACAGGTCGCGGCGTGGGAGAACGACACCACCGTCGCCGGCGTTTCCTCGAACGAGCGCAAGTCGGTGTACAGCGCGCTCCACCAGACCCACCTGCCGAAACTCCAGTCGGCGGGCGTCCTCCGGTACGACCCCGAGCGGAGTCTGGTGGCGACCACCGACGACGCCGCGGAGATGGACCTCAGACTCGCCAGCGACCCTCAGACGTCGCTGCCGTGGCACCAGATATACCTCGTCCTCGCGGCGGTGAGCCTCGGACTGTTGACGTCGGTCTGGCAGGGAATCGCTCCGTTCACCGTGCTCACGGGCATCCAGTACGCGTTCATCATCATCGCGTCGTTCGGACTGACGGCGCTGGCCCACACCTACGACCTGCGCCAGTGGCGCCGGCGGGCCGACGGCGCGGCGCCGGACTTCATCCTGGAACTCAACGAGTAG
- a CDS encoding glycosyltransferase family 4 protein yields MRVAFVSEAVAQHRDVGATRRTRRVAESLAARGHEAVVCCAQWWDGDHDEFEQGGVTYRRVTREAPGDAGRFAVELPGVLRAVDPDVIQAVPVPSHVLAAKAVSVFLRVPLVVDWYDAPGPGDADDPRWRLAATLPDLILVPSETVRTRVRELGADADAVRVVPNAIDMDAIRAAEPRHAADIVYSRRLDEDANLESLLLALAELRDHDWSAVVIGDGPERDVYERQVRDLRIDDRVRFAGSQSLENRLAAFKDAHVYVQTARRESFPTDLLRALACGCAGVVEYHVESSAHELVEQEDRAFRTTSEQELTEALVKASEMEELTVNENFATFDESQVGDEYLAAYDEAKSRMSWLEVAAVAGGAVLVVAVVVLLVLLL; encoded by the coding sequence ATGCGCGTCGCGTTCGTCTCGGAGGCCGTCGCTCAACACCGAGACGTGGGTGCGACTCGGCGGACCCGACGGGTCGCCGAGTCGCTGGCCGCGCGCGGCCACGAGGCGGTCGTCTGTTGTGCGCAGTGGTGGGACGGCGACCACGACGAGTTCGAACAGGGCGGGGTGACCTACCGACGAGTCACGCGCGAAGCGCCCGGCGACGCCGGGCGCTTCGCCGTGGAACTCCCCGGCGTGCTCCGAGCGGTCGACCCCGACGTGATCCAGGCCGTGCCGGTCCCCTCCCACGTACTAGCGGCGAAGGCCGTCAGTGTCTTCCTCCGGGTGCCGCTGGTCGTCGACTGGTACGACGCCCCGGGACCGGGCGACGCCGACGACCCGCGGTGGCGACTCGCGGCGACCCTGCCGGACCTGATTCTGGTCCCCTCCGAGACGGTGCGGACCCGCGTCCGGGAACTCGGCGCCGACGCCGACGCGGTCCGGGTGGTTCCGAACGCCATCGACATGGACGCGATTCGGGCGGCCGAACCCCGCCACGCCGCCGACATCGTCTACTCCCGGCGACTCGACGAGGACGCCAACCTCGAGAGCCTGTTGCTCGCGCTGGCGGAACTCCGCGACCACGACTGGTCGGCGGTCGTCATCGGTGACGGCCCCGAGCGCGACGTCTACGAGCGCCAGGTCCGGGACCTCCGCATCGACGACCGGGTGCGCTTCGCGGGCAGTCAGTCGCTCGAAAATCGGTTGGCGGCGTTCAAGGACGCCCACGTGTACGTCCAGACCGCCCGACGGGAGTCGTTCCCGACCGACCTCCTCCGGGCGCTCGCCTGCGGTTGTGCCGGCGTGGTCGAGTACCACGTCGAGTCGAGCGCCCACGAACTGGTCGAACAGGAGGACCGGGCGTTCCGGACGACCAGCGAGCAGGAACTCACCGAGGCGCTGGTGAAGGCCTCCGAGATGGAGGAGCTGACCGTCAACGAGAACTTCGCGACGTTCGACGAGAGCCAGGTCGGCGACGAGTACTTGGCCGCCTACGACGAGGCGAAGTCCCGGATGAGTTGGCTCGAAGTCGCGGCGGTGGCCGGCGGTGCCGTCCTGGTGGTCGCGGTCGTGGTGCTGCTGGTTCTGTTGCTGTAA
- the folP gene encoding dihydropteroate synthase, which translates to MNFHEAANFLFDLRRFRPKPGTEATADLLAHLGDPHEGVAYVQVAGSNGKGSTARMTERVLREAGLDVGLYTSPHFDDVRERVRVGGRKIPKAALVEYVEAVKPYVNDKAADGESPTFFEVMTALALWYFGREGVDVAVLEVGIGGKFDATSVVDPVAAAVTSVTLEHTGIIGDTIEEIAHDKAHVAPDDAPLVTATTGEAFDAVRMQARDAVRVGTDDDADVRVSYDGRTNHTEAAVSIAADDWRVETAIPLLGEYQAQNAGVAATLARQVAARGDLAGGAGDEGDDESGGPLDAETVARGLRKADWPGRFEVMGTDPLVVLDGAHNPGACEALAETLAEFDGEYDDLHLVFGAMHDKDLRGMADALPTPDRAVACHPNLDRAEDEEVVARVFEEAGAGEVLTRNSVEGALENALSAAEADDLVLVAGSLFAVAEARSRWTRAEIPKRIRNIDDAREALEGTHVTDPGVWRMRGKAVHRVLKTRVQTRQARYLKEEMLSLGGECALSGLNEQDETNIDVVLMGTLAQFKRLAGKLDGQPYGLSVFAGELRDALDIRTDRERRGYPWEDRTAVMGILNVTPDSFHDGGRYEAREDAVARAEEMVEAGVDVIDVGGESTRPGADEVPVEEEIDRVVPVVERIADLDALISVDTRRAEVGRAALEAGADILNDVSGLEDPEMRFVAAEYDAPLVVMHSIDAPVVPDREVQYDDVVEDVIDELEEKVLLAEKAGLDRDRIIVDPGLGFGKSRAENFELLGRTDEFHALDCPVLVGHSHKSMFGLVGADDDRTAATVAGTTVAAERGADIVRVHDVAENVAAVRAVEAADDPERFEE; encoded by the coding sequence ATGAACTTTCACGAGGCGGCGAACTTCCTGTTCGACCTGCGCCGCTTCCGACCTAAGCCCGGGACGGAGGCGACCGCCGACCTGCTCGCCCACCTCGGCGACCCCCACGAGGGGGTCGCGTACGTCCAGGTCGCCGGGTCGAACGGGAAGGGGTCGACCGCCCGGATGACCGAGCGCGTCCTCCGGGAGGCGGGCCTCGACGTGGGACTGTACACCTCGCCGCACTTCGACGACGTCCGCGAGCGCGTCCGGGTCGGCGGCCGCAAGATACCGAAGGCCGCGCTCGTCGAGTACGTCGAGGCGGTCAAACCCTACGTCAACGACAAGGCGGCCGACGGCGAGTCGCCGACGTTCTTCGAGGTGATGACCGCCCTCGCGCTCTGGTACTTCGGCCGCGAGGGCGTCGACGTGGCGGTCCTAGAAGTCGGCATCGGCGGCAAGTTCGACGCGACGAGCGTCGTCGACCCGGTCGCCGCGGCGGTCACGAGCGTCACGCTCGAACACACCGGCATCATCGGCGACACCATCGAGGAGATCGCCCACGACAAGGCCCACGTCGCGCCCGACGACGCGCCGCTGGTCACCGCGACCACGGGCGAGGCGTTCGACGCGGTGCGGATGCAGGCCCGGGACGCGGTCCGGGTCGGAACCGACGACGACGCCGACGTCCGTGTGAGCTACGACGGCCGGACCAACCACACCGAGGCCGCGGTGTCCATCGCGGCCGACGACTGGCGCGTCGAAACCGCGATTCCGCTACTGGGGGAGTACCAGGCTCAGAACGCCGGCGTCGCCGCGACGCTCGCCCGCCAGGTCGCCGCGCGCGGCGACCTGGCGGGCGGCGCAGGAGACGAGGGAGACGATGAGTCGGGCGGTCCGCTGGACGCCGAAACCGTCGCCCGCGGACTCCGGAAAGCCGACTGGCCCGGCCGCTTCGAGGTGATGGGCACCGACCCGCTGGTGGTGCTCGACGGCGCGCACAACCCCGGCGCCTGCGAGGCGCTGGCCGAGACGCTCGCGGAGTTCGACGGCGAGTACGACGACCTCCACCTCGTCTTCGGCGCGATGCACGACAAGGACCTCCGGGGGATGGCCGACGCGCTGCCGACGCCCGACCGCGCGGTCGCCTGCCACCCCAACCTCGACCGGGCGGAGGACGAGGAGGTCGTCGCCCGGGTGTTCGAGGAGGCCGGCGCGGGCGAGGTGCTGACCCGCAACTCGGTCGAGGGTGCACTGGAGAACGCGCTCTCGGCGGCCGAGGCCGACGACCTCGTGCTGGTCGCGGGGTCGCTGTTCGCGGTGGCGGAGGCCCGCTCGCGGTGGACCCGCGCCGAGATACCCAAGCGCATCCGCAACATCGACGACGCCCGCGAGGCGCTGGAGGGGACCCACGTCACCGACCCCGGCGTCTGGCGGATGCGCGGCAAGGCGGTCCACCGCGTGCTCAAGACTCGGGTCCAGACCCGGCAGGCCCGCTACCTCAAGGAGGAGATGCTGAGCCTCGGCGGGGAGTGCGCCCTCTCGGGACTCAACGAGCAGGACGAGACGAACATCGACGTGGTGCTGATGGGGACGCTGGCGCAGTTCAAGCGCCTCGCCGGCAAACTCGACGGCCAGCCCTACGGCCTGTCGGTGTTCGCCGGCGAACTCCGGGACGCCCTGGACATCCGGACCGACCGCGAGCGCCGGGGCTACCCGTGGGAGGACCGGACCGCGGTCATGGGCATCCTGAACGTCACGCCCGACAGCTTCCACGACGGCGGCCGGTACGAGGCCCGCGAGGACGCGGTCGCGCGGGCCGAGGAGATGGTCGAGGCCGGCGTCGACGTCATCGACGTCGGCGGCGAGAGCACCCGACCGGGCGCCGACGAGGTCCCGGTCGAGGAGGAGATCGACCGCGTCGTGCCGGTCGTCGAGCGCATCGCCGACCTCGACGCGCTGATCTCGGTCGACACTCGACGGGCCGAGGTCGGCCGCGCCGCCCTCGAAGCCGGCGCCGACATCCTCAACGACGTGTCGGGACTCGAGGACCCCGAGATGCGCTTCGTCGCCGCCGAGTACGACGCGCCGCTGGTCGTCATGCACAGCATCGACGCGCCCGTGGTGCCCGACCGGGAGGTCCAATACGACGACGTGGTCGAGGACGTCATCGACGAACTCGAAGAGAAGGTGCTGCTGGCCGAGAAGGCCGGCCTCGACCGCGACCGAATCATCGTCGACCCCGGCCTGGGCTTCGGGAAGTCCCGCGCCGAGAACTTCGAGTTGCTCGGCCGGACCGACGAGTTCCACGCGCTGGACTGTCCGGTACTCGTCGGCCACTCCCACAAGTCGATGTTCGGCCTCGTCGGCGCCGACGACGACCGGACGGCGGCGACGGTCGCGGGCACGACCGTCGCCGCCGAGCGCGGCGCCGACATCGTCCGGGTCCACGACGTCGCGGAGAACGTCGCCGCGGTGCGGGCGGTCGAGGCCGCAGACGACCCTGAGCGGTTCGAGGAGTAA
- a CDS encoding SHOCT domain-containing protein, translated as MGLLSDTKVKVLLTAFVLSLFVLVGVSALGLLAALSALTSPAYAGVPLLWAMLSAAAPYIVADLLVGLFSGLTFVALAVAAVRQASMPRNDRLARVARKVERHYPGARKAGLSERVEPTTEDRIDRLKERYVEGEISEAEYERRLQELMADEDVNDERVRREQRQFDRQFETDR; from the coding sequence ATGGGACTCCTGAGCGACACGAAGGTGAAGGTCCTCCTCACCGCGTTCGTCCTCTCGCTGTTCGTCCTGGTCGGCGTGAGCGCACTCGGCCTGCTGGCCGCGCTGTCGGCACTCACCAGCCCCGCGTACGCCGGGGTGCCGCTCCTGTGGGCCATGCTGAGCGCGGCGGCTCCGTACATCGTCGCCGACCTCCTCGTCGGCCTGTTCTCGGGGCTGACGTTCGTCGCGCTGGCGGTGGCGGCCGTCCGGCAGGCGTCGATGCCCCGGAACGACCGCCTCGCGCGGGTCGCCCGGAAAGTCGAGCGTCACTACCCAGGGGCCAGGAAGGCGGGCTTATCCGAGCGCGTCGAACCGACCACCGAGGACCGCATCGACCGACTGAAAGAGCGGTACGTCGAGGGCGAGATCAGCGAGGCCGAGTACGAGCGCCGGTTGCAGGAACTGATGGCCGACGAGGACGTGAACGACGAGCGCGTCCGGCGGGAGCAGCGGCAGTTCGACAGGCAGTTCGAAACCGACCGATAG